One stretch of Cedecea neteri DNA includes these proteins:
- the rsxC gene encoding electron transport complex subunit RsxC: MLNIFNRFKKDRIWDFDGGIHPPEMKTQSNGTPLRQVPLPSQLVIPLKQHIGAEGELCVKPGDYVLRGQPLTRGRGRMLPVHAPTSGTVKDIAPHSTAHPSALAELSVILDADGEDRWIERDGWSDYRCQTREALIERIHQFGVAGLGGAGFPTGSKLQGGGDKIDTLIINAAECEPYITADDRLMQDCAAQIVEGVRILAHILKPQRILIGIEDNKPQAISMMRAVLADSHDMQLRVIPTKYPSGGAKQLTQILTGKQVPHGGRSSDIGILMQNVGTAYAIKRAVIDGEPLTERVVTLTGESITQPGNVWARLGTPVSHLLTFAGFRPSQDQKVIMGGPLMGFTLPWLDVPVVKITNCLLAPSPSEMGEQEEEQGCIRCSACADSCPADLLPQQLYWYSKGQQHDKATAHNLADCIECGACAYVCPSNIPLVQYFRQEKAEIREIELEAKRTLEAKARFEARQERLEREKAARLERHKNAAVQPTAKDNDAIQAALARVKSKKAQASEEPIIVQAGSVPDNSEVIAAREARKAEARARQAEKAQQAESTVSAEVDPRKAAVEAAIARAKARKAAQNAESAEPVAAEQEAVDPRKAAVEAAIARAKARKAAQNAENAEPVAAEHETVDPRKAAVEAAIARAKARKAAQKAESEQPAPQEEQDPRKAAVAAAIARVQARKAAQMSPEE; this comes from the coding sequence ATGCTTAATATCTTCAATCGTTTTAAAAAAGACAGGATTTGGGACTTTGACGGCGGCATTCATCCGCCAGAGATGAAGACCCAGTCTAACGGCACGCCTTTGCGCCAGGTACCGCTGCCGTCCCAGCTCGTGATCCCGCTGAAGCAGCATATCGGTGCGGAAGGCGAACTGTGCGTGAAGCCCGGTGATTATGTGCTGCGCGGCCAGCCGCTGACTCGCGGTCGCGGGCGTATGCTGCCGGTGCATGCCCCAACCTCCGGCACCGTTAAAGATATTGCGCCGCATTCCACCGCGCACCCTTCTGCCCTTGCAGAACTTAGCGTTATTCTCGATGCAGACGGCGAGGACCGCTGGATAGAGCGAGATGGCTGGAGCGATTACCGCTGCCAGACGCGTGAAGCGCTTATCGAACGTATTCACCAGTTCGGCGTAGCCGGGCTCGGCGGCGCAGGCTTCCCTACCGGCAGTAAACTGCAGGGCGGCGGCGACAAAATAGATACTCTCATTATTAACGCCGCAGAGTGCGAGCCTTACATCACCGCCGACGATCGCCTGATGCAGGATTGTGCCGCTCAAATCGTCGAAGGCGTTCGCATCCTGGCCCATATTCTTAAGCCGCAGCGCATTCTTATCGGCATCGAGGACAACAAGCCTCAGGCCATCTCGATGATGCGTGCGGTGCTGGCAGACAGCCACGATATGCAACTGCGGGTGATCCCGACGAAATATCCGTCCGGTGGCGCCAAGCAGCTCACGCAAATTCTGACCGGCAAGCAGGTTCCTCACGGCGGCCGTTCGTCCGACATCGGTATTCTGATGCAAAACGTCGGCACCGCATATGCTATCAAGCGCGCGGTGATAGACGGTGAACCTCTGACCGAGCGCGTTGTGACCTTAACCGGTGAATCTATTACCCAACCGGGTAACGTCTGGGCGCGTCTGGGTACGCCGGTAAGCCACCTGCTGACTTTTGCAGGCTTCCGCCCGAGCCAGGATCAGAAGGTCATTATGGGCGGCCCGCTGATGGGCTTCACCCTGCCGTGGCTGGACGTGCCGGTGGTAAAAATCACCAACTGCCTGCTGGCGCCTTCTCCGAGTGAGATGGGCGAGCAGGAAGAAGAACAAGGCTGTATTCGCTGCAGCGCCTGCGCGGACTCCTGCCCGGCGGACCTGCTGCCGCAGCAGCTTTACTGGTATAGCAAAGGCCAACAGCACGACAAAGCTACCGCGCATAACCTGGCGGACTGCATCGAATGCGGCGCCTGCGCTTACGTTTGCCCGAGTAATATCCCGCTGGTGCAGTATTTCCGTCAGGAAAAAGCCGAGATCCGTGAGATAGAACTGGAAGCAAAACGCACTCTTGAAGCCAAAGCTCGTTTTGAAGCTCGTCAAGAAAGGCTGGAGCGCGAGAAAGCCGCCCGCCTTGAACGCCACAAAAATGCGGCAGTTCAGCCGACGGCGAAGGACAATGACGCTATTCAGGCTGCCCTTGCCCGCGTGAAGAGCAAAAAAGCCCAGGCCAGCGAAGAACCTATTATCGTTCAAGCCGGCAGCGTGCCGGACAACAGCGAAGTAATTGCTGCTCGCGAAGCCCGTAAGGCTGAAGCGCGTGCTCGCCAGGCGGAGAAAGCACAACAGGCAGAATCGACGGTCAGCGCAGAGGTGGACCCGCGCAAAGCCGCTGTCGAAGCCGCCATCGCTCGCGCTAAAGCTCGTAAAGCTGCGCAGAATGCCGAAAGCGCGGAGCCTGTGGCCGCTGAGCAGGAAGCCGTCGATCCGCGCAAAGCCGCTGTCGAAGCCGCTATCGCTCGCGCTAAAGCTCGTAAAGCAGCGCAGAATGCTGAAAACGCCGAGCCGGTGGCCGCTGAGCACGAAACCGTTGATCCGCGTAAAGCCGCTGTCGAAGCCGCTATCGCTCGCGCTAAAGCTCGTAAAGCAGCGCAGAAGGCAGAAAGCGAACAACCTGCACCACAAGAAGAACAAGACCCACGCAAAGCTGCAGTGGCTGCGGCAATTGCCCGCGTTCAGGCACGTAAAGCCGCTCAGATGTCTCCAGAGGAATAA
- the rsxD gene encoding electron transport complex subunit RsxD translates to MVFKIASSPFTHNQRSTARIMMLVSLAALPGIAMQWYWFGWGTLIQVVLGIVSAMAAEALVLRLRKRPVQTYLGDNSALLTGLLLGISIPPLAPWWMVVLGMVFAIIIAKQLYGGLGNNPFNPAMIGYVVLLIAFPVQMTSWLPPQSIAATVPGFVDSLQIIFHGATTAGGTMDTLRMGVDGISQATPLDTFKTGLHAGHSAEQLLSAPIYGGALAGLGWQWVNLAYLAGGLFLLWRGTIRWHIPAGFLVALAVCATLGWLISPEKCLSPMVHLFSGATMLGAFFILTDPVTASTTNRGRLIFGALVGLLVWLIRTYGGYPDGVAFAVLLGNITVPLIDYYTRPRAYGHR, encoded by the coding sequence ATGGTTTTTAAAATCGCAAGCTCCCCGTTCACCCATAACCAGCGCAGCACCGCGCGGATTATGATGCTGGTTTCTCTCGCGGCCCTGCCCGGCATTGCGATGCAGTGGTACTGGTTTGGCTGGGGAACGCTGATTCAGGTTGTGCTGGGGATCGTCAGCGCGATGGCCGCAGAGGCGCTGGTATTACGCCTGCGCAAAAGACCGGTGCAAACCTATCTGGGGGATAACTCTGCGCTGCTGACCGGCCTGCTGCTGGGGATCAGTATTCCCCCTCTCGCACCGTGGTGGATGGTGGTGCTCGGGATGGTGTTTGCCATCATCATTGCCAAGCAGCTTTACGGCGGCCTCGGCAATAACCCGTTCAACCCGGCCATGATTGGCTATGTTGTGCTGCTCATTGCTTTCCCGGTGCAGATGACTTCGTGGCTGCCTCCGCAGTCCATCGCCGCCACCGTGCCTGGTTTTGTAGACAGCCTGCAAATAATTTTCCACGGCGCAACCACCGCGGGCGGCACCATGGATACGCTACGCATGGGCGTAGACGGCATCAGCCAGGCGACGCCGCTGGACACGTTTAAAACCGGCCTGCATGCGGGCCACTCCGCTGAGCAACTGCTGAGCGCGCCAATCTACGGCGGTGCACTGGCGGGTCTCGGCTGGCAGTGGGTTAACCTGGCTTATCTGGCCGGCGGCCTGTTCCTGCTGTGGCGCGGCACCATTCGCTGGCATATCCCGGCGGGCTTCCTGGTTGCTTTAGCCGTCTGCGCCACGCTCGGCTGGCTTATCTCCCCGGAAAAATGCCTGTCGCCGATGGTGCACCTGTTCTCAGGCGCGACCATGCTTGGCGCGTTCTTTATCCTGACCGATCCGGTCACCGCCTCGACCACCAATCGCGGTCGGCTGATTTTTGGGGCGCTGGTTGGCCTGCTGGTTTGGCTGATTCGTACCTACGGCGGCTATCCGGACGGCGTGGCGTTTGCCGTGCTGCTGGGCAACATCACCGTGCCGCTGATTGACTACTACACGCGCCCTCGCGCTTACGGCCATCGCTAA
- a CDS encoding electron transport complex subunit E — protein MSETKRVLINGLWKNNSALVQLLGLCPLLAVTSTATNALGLGLATTLVLTLTNGTISALRRWVPAEIRIPVYVLIIASVVSIVQMLINAYAFGLYQSLGIFIPLIVTNCIVVGRAEAYAAKASVPYAALDGFATGLGATSAMFVLGSLREIIGNGTLFDGADGLLGNWAKVLRIEVFHTDTPFLLAMLPPGAFIGLGMLLAIKYLIDEKMKARRARESAAVEGTAEKA, from the coding sequence ATGAGCGAAACAAAACGTGTCCTGATAAACGGGCTATGGAAAAACAACTCGGCGCTGGTTCAGCTGCTGGGCCTTTGTCCACTGCTTGCCGTCACCTCCACGGCAACCAATGCCCTGGGCCTTGGGCTTGCCACAACGCTGGTGCTGACGCTAACTAACGGCACAATCTCCGCGCTGCGTCGCTGGGTGCCCGCTGAGATTCGTATTCCGGTTTATGTGCTGATCATCGCCTCGGTGGTGAGCATCGTGCAGATGCTGATTAACGCCTACGCGTTTGGGCTCTACCAGTCGCTGGGGATCTTTATCCCGCTTATCGTGACCAACTGTATCGTCGTAGGGCGAGCCGAAGCTTATGCGGCAAAAGCCAGCGTGCCTTATGCCGCTCTGGACGGCTTTGCTACCGGCCTTGGCGCCACCAGCGCGATGTTCGTGCTGGGCTCTCTGCGCGAAATCATTGGCAACGGCACGCTGTTTGACGGCGCAGACGGCCTGCTTGGCAACTGGGCAAAAGTACTGCGCATTGAAGTCTTCCACACCGACACGCCTTTCCTGCTCGCCATGTTACCGCCGGGCGCCTTTATTGGCCTTGGCATGCTGTTGGCGATAAAATACCTCATTGATGAAAAAATGAAGGCCCGCCGCGCTCGTGAAAGCGCCGCCGTGGAAGGCACTGCAGAGAAGGCTTAA
- the nth gene encoding endonuclease III, which produces MNNSKRVEILTRLRDNNPHPTTELNFSSPFELLIAVLLSAQATDVSVNKATAKLYPVANTPAAMLALGVDGVKEYIKTIGLFNSKAENVIKTCRMLLELHGGEVPEDRAALEALPGVGRKTANVVLNTAFGWPTIAVDTHIFRVCNRTQFAAGKNVEQVEEKLLKVVPAEFKVDCHHWLILHGRYTCIARKPRCGSCIIEDLCEFKEKVDV; this is translated from the coding sequence ATGAACAACAGCAAGCGCGTTGAGATCCTCACCCGCCTGAGAGATAACAATCCTCACCCCACGACAGAACTCAACTTCAGCAGCCCCTTTGAGCTGCTGATTGCCGTTCTGCTCTCCGCTCAGGCCACCGACGTCAGCGTCAATAAAGCGACGGCAAAGCTTTACCCTGTCGCCAATACTCCGGCCGCCATGCTGGCGCTTGGCGTGGACGGCGTGAAGGAGTACATCAAAACCATCGGCCTGTTTAACAGCAAAGCGGAAAACGTCATCAAAACCTGCCGGATGCTGTTGGAGCTGCACGGTGGAGAAGTGCCGGAAGACAGAGCGGCGCTGGAAGCCCTGCCCGGCGTGGGCCGTAAAACGGCAAACGTGGTGCTTAATACCGCCTTTGGCTGGCCGACTATTGCCGTTGATACCCATATCTTCCGGGTTTGTAACCGCACCCAGTTCGCCGCAGGGAAAAACGTCGAGCAGGTAGAGGAAAAACTGCTTAAGGTCGTTCCCGCAGAATTTAAGGTCGATTGCCACCACTGGCTTATCCTTCACGGGCGCTACACCTGCATTGCCCGCAAGCCTCGCTGTGGCTCATGCATTATCGAAGACCTCTGCGAATTCAAAGAGAAAGTAGACGTCTGA
- the rsxG gene encoding electron transport complex subunit RsxG — MFKTMQKHGIALALFAALFTGLTALVNELTKPTIAQQSALQQKMLFDQVISDDVYDNRIQDSCLRVKDSPLGKGTRHIYVARKGDKPVAVVMEATAPDGYSGAIQILVAADFNGTILGTRVTEHHETPGLGDKIELRLSDWITHFANKRIQGSNDPAWAVQKDGGQFTQFTGATITPRAVVNAVKRAGMFAQTLPAQLNELPACGDQQ; from the coding sequence ATGTTTAAAACAATGCAAAAGCATGGCATCGCCCTGGCGCTGTTTGCCGCCCTGTTTACCGGACTTACGGCACTGGTCAACGAACTCACCAAACCCACCATCGCGCAGCAGTCTGCGCTGCAGCAAAAGATGTTGTTCGATCAGGTGATTTCAGATGACGTTTACGATAACCGCATTCAGGACAGCTGCCTGCGGGTAAAGGACTCCCCTCTCGGCAAGGGCACACGGCACATCTACGTGGCGCGCAAAGGCGATAAGCCGGTTGCCGTGGTCATGGAAGCTACCGCGCCGGACGGCTATTCTGGTGCTATACAAATTCTGGTTGCCGCTGATTTTAACGGCACCATACTCGGCACACGCGTCACCGAGCACCATGAAACGCCGGGCCTTGGCGACAAGATTGAACTGCGTCTGAGCGACTGGATAACGCATTTTGCCAACAAGCGCATTCAGGGCAGCAATGACCCGGCCTGGGCGGTGCAAAAAGACGGCGGTCAGTTTACCCAATTTACCGGGGCGACCATTACCCCGCGCGCGGTGGTCAACGCCGTTAAGCGTGCAGGCATGTTCGCACAGACCCTGCCAGCGCAGCTCAACGAACTGCCTGCCTGTGGAGATCAACAATGA